A stretch of Gorilla gorilla gorilla isolate KB3781 chromosome 9, NHGRI_mGorGor1-v2.1_pri, whole genome shotgun sequence DNA encodes these proteins:
- the OR4B1 gene encoding olfactory receptor 4B1, translated as MASISNVTELIFTGLFQDPAVQRVCFVVFLPVYLATVVGNGLIILMVSISKSLDSPMYFFLSYLSLVEISYSSTVAPKFITDLLAKIKTISLEGCLAQIFFFHFFGVAEILLIVVMAYDRYVAICKPLHYMNIMSRQLCHLLVAGSWLGGFCHSIIQILVIIQLPFCGPNVIDHYFCDLQPLFKLACTDTFMEGVIVLANSGLFSVFSFLILVSSYIVILVNLRNHSAEGRHKALSTCASHITVVILFFGPAIFLYMRPSSTFTEDKLVAVFYTVITPMLNPIIYTLRNAEVKIAIRRLWSKKENPGRE; from the coding sequence ATGGCCAGTATAAGTAATGTGACTGAGTTGATTTTCACTGGCCTTTTCCAGGATCCAGCGGTGCAGAGAGTATGCTTTGTGGTGTTTCTTCCCGTGTACCTTGCCACGGTGGTGGGCAATGGCCTCATCATTCTGATGGTCAGTATCAGCAAGAGTCTGGATTcccccatgtacttcttccttAGCTACCTGTCCTTGGTGGAGATCAGTTATTCCTCCACTGTCGCCCCTAAATTCATCACAGACTTACTTGCCAAGATTAAAACCATCTCTCTGGAAGGCTGTCTGGCTCAGATATTCTTCTTCCACTTCTTTGGGGTTGCTGAGATCcttttgattgtggtgatggcctATGATCGCTACGTGGCCATTTGCAAGCCTCTTCATTATATGAACATTATGAGTCGTCAACTGTGTCACCTTCTGGTGGCTGGTTCCTGGCTGGGGGGCTTTTGTCACTCCATAATTCAGATTCTCGTTATCATCCAATTGCCCTTCTGTGGTCCCAATGTGATTGACCACTATTTCTGTGACCTCCAGCCTTTATTCAAGCTTGCCTGCACTGACACCTTCATGGAGGGGGTTATTGTGTTGGCCAACAGTGGATTATTCTCTGTCTTCTCCTTCCTCATCTTGGTGTCCTCTTATATTGTCATTCTGGTCAACTTGAGGAACCATTCTGCAGAGGGGAGGCACAAAGCCCTCTCCACCTGTGCTTCTCACATCACAGTGGTCATCTTGTTTTTTGGACCTGCTATCTTCCTCTACATGCGACCTTCTTCCACTTTCACTGAAGATAAACTTGTGGCTGTATTCTACACGGTCATCACCCCCATGCTGAACCCCATCATTTACACACTCAGGAATGCAGAGGTGAAAATCGCCATAAGAAGATTGTGGAGCAAAAAGGAGAACCCAGGGAGGGAGTGA